TTTATGTGGTAAAATTCCAGATACACTATGCAATTAACAAAATAGTTTTGAGTAGGGCTTATATAGTGTTACCGACCTCTGTGATAATTAAAGTGGGGTGGGCACCAACTAGGCTTAAAATAAAGGAAGAAAACAATAATACTGTAGAATAAATGAGGGGCCTGTGCTGGCTCTTTAGaaaatgtaatgcattaaaatttttacagaaAATCGTACATTGATTTGTGGTCATACAGTACATGGAGATATACTTtggtgtaaaattaatattgttatttttatacGTAACTACTTTCAGTTATATTAACATAAGCAGAAATGACTAATCACAAACCAGCACTATATCCCTACCCAAGGTGTGTATTATGTGCTGAACCCTGGGACCAAGGACCTGCAGGATTCAACtattcttggaattttatatacTTCCCTGTGTTTACACGTTCAAGTCACGGCGTTTCATCTTGCATGGTCAGACCACTTCTATATCATCATTACTTCACATAATGTCTATGATTAAAAGCATCTTGGACTGGCTGCTCATTGGTTACCCCATGAATGCACTATTATATTACCTAACTGGAGACAAACCATTTTTCCAAGAAGCAATCACTACTGGCTATACAAGCAGTTAGGCTTGTATGCTTCTTCTGCATGAAGGCAAAATGTTTAGTTTTTATAAAGGTCACTATGTGGCTGGAAGTGTGAAAATCAGCATTCATCAGGCCTGTGCTAACCAGTCTTTCAGAATAGGCACTAAATGCTAGGCATCATGTGAAGCATTGTGATGGAGAgtaagtggtctggccatgcaagtctGGACGCTGGCATGTGACTTGGAGGTACCAATACACATTGTGAGGTATATTTTCCAAGAAAAGTTGGTCCCCACTGAGGACCCAACTTCTCTGAGGACTCCTCAGTActgcttgtattatgtacactagtaatcactattgtttttttgtatttaTCATTAGCATTTATATTCCAGGAGGTGAGAAGTCTATGTGAATGCAGGTGTGCTCATTCAGCACTGCCCGTTTTACAGTGAAGAACCTTTAGTGATGCTGCAGATGTCCAGATAGGGTCAAGCTTAAGACAGCAATCAATTTGTAAAGTTGTAAATTTGTGTAACTGacaatttgattgtagctatcTACAGTACCAGTGTCGTTCTTTACTTTACATAGGTATTTGTGGAATCTATAATATATAGACGTGGGATTTTAGTTTGCAACACACACTCAAATGTTGAACAATGTACATCAGTATAATATTTACCACAGCAAGAATATTAACCCTCATGTtggtattgtaattgctaatctCTCTCTGTATACTGAAACAATATGAACCACGGATCTATAACTGACTGCAATGCTATTCAGTATTGGGGCCTGTGgcctgtttttgtttgagcctagGTAAATTTTTTGACTAGTGTGTAGTTCCATAACTGTAACATAGACAGAATAAGTAcagttgtgtatgaattatgttgtgtatGTAGTCAGACGTTTTATGCCCCAAGTGTTAAGGTTACACATCTGGTGAATGTGCGGATAGTACATTTGATGAAATTACATATCTTGCCACTTAAATAATTGTGCTGCAAGTCTTGCCTTTTCTATACCTCTCATGTCTTTTCTTTTTCACAGAAAATCTACTAGATTCAATAGTGTCTTTCCATGCTCATCCTGTGTCAAGCTTACTCCACCTACCAATTCTCCCCTCACAGACCAAGGTCTGCCGGTCCATAATCCAGGATGAGCATCCACCAGTCTTTATCTTGCCTGGTTGCTTCGTACTACAGAATAGCCTGACAGACCAAAGTCTTAAAATCAATTTTCTTCCAACAGTTATGCACTTATATTGCCGAGCTATGCTGACTTTGCTCATGATTTGGATGTAGCATATTAATGGATAAAATCTTAATATTTACAGGAAAGGTTGAAGGTAAAACTCTGGTCCAATGATTTTACGTTGCCATAGAGtgcaacaggaaatttttgaggtgATAAGTTTGCTTATTGAGATTCAGCAAGTTAAAAATCATTACAGCATAGTGGACCCACTTTACAACATGCAACAGGTGTGAACAAGTAACAATATCCACAACTCATTGTCTAAAGTGACAAACAGTAAGCAATTAGAATGTATACACACTTTATATATAAATTAATTGTCTTCCCATAACCTTCAGTGCAGACAGCATGCAGTAGCTCCTTCgaacagtagatacctgtatgGAGTGAAAAGAGGTGTTAAAGGCACAAAGCTTCTGGTAAGGATCACAGAAAACAATCAAATCAgcaaaggaagccatcacaaacCCACAAATTGACACTTCTAGAACAGTGGAGTAAGGCATTAGATAATAGAGGTAATTCAACGATGCATATATTGCAGCTGTGATGGTTGGCATAAGCCCATTTTAGGCCTAAATAATGCCTAACAGTGAATCATTTAGTCAATGCAAATTTAAGATTTACTAACTTCTCAGAAACATTTCAGATCACTCTGAAAGCATATATTTGGGCTTTATTTCGCCTCAGTTCATTCAGTACAGGTTAGTAAGGATGATGTATGTAGATTGACATTTTCCTGCTAAAATTCTCACTCGAAATTTACTTGGCTGCATTGGGTAGAACAAGTGATGATATTTGATTGATGATTTGATTGTCTATATGGTATATACATACATCACTAAAACTTTGTGACAATAGACTTACCTCAGTGGTATCTTGAGGACTTTACATGTCACCACAGGAATGCATTCCTGACAACCACAGGAATGCATTCCTGACAACCACAGGAATGCTGTTGGCTTACTACCTCTCTCATAGTATCTCCCAACTCACAGTCACAACTATTCATTTGCTCTTCTGTAGCACTGGCACTTGCACTCGCATCATCTTCTGTATTCATCTGCTCCTTATTACTATTGCGTGAAGTCCGACTTTTAGCTTGTGAAGATTTCTTGAATGGAAAAATAAATGGCACAGCATCTTCCCTCAATGTTCTGTAACTACTCCAAAAATTGTAAGTCTTCTGTGTGAAAGTGCAGAGAACAAATCTTCGTCCATGTATTAGGTTGAAAGTGTTCTCCTGTTATAGTACAAGATAGACAAACATAATTTCAAGTGGCTGAATTGTTAGTCAAGGACtcaaagtagctagctagtgttcTATATCTACTATAAATTTAAATGTACGGTCAGCTTAGGCCTACTGCACGGCCGCAGGCCCTAGGGAATGGTATAAAGGACTTCGTAACATCACTGAATGTTTATGCTAATGCTATCATTCTTTTTATTTATAGTTAATTACATTCTAGAAGAGCCTTACCAATATCGCGGCGAATTGCATGAACCCAACGGCGTCTCAAGTCACGCTTTGTTTCATCTGGGAAGTTGTGAAATGATACCTTCGCCTTCCTTCCATCAATAGTGATAGTCCTATAGCCTTTCTTAACGCACTCAGGCACGCAACAATTGTGTGGCATTGATACTACGCAACTTTGAGGCTTCGAAGCCACAGAAACTGGCCCCAATGAAAATGGCGGAAAGTTGTTGCTATGGCAGTGACGTAATTTTGGAATGTGTCTATTACTCACTGAGAAGTGGAATTCCCCATATTCagtggtgatgggctggctccgtTGCAGTCTGGGTTCTCCTTGCTTCGCTCCTCCATCATGTGCATCCATGCATGGTTCTCGATCACGCTCTATAGCTAAGCGTCCCCTGGTGTGCCCCCATGCCGGATGCAGCAGTAGATCTCGCCGTCGCAGAGGGGCATCTACCAGTTCACTAACATTCCCTGGGCTTCTGTATTTTAGGTGTCTTTTCTTTAGGTAAATTCTTTCTTTTTCCGTTTTAATGTTGTTCTTTTAGCTTGTTTTCCATAGAGACgtgtgggtggaagggagtgccattagggccggagtAAAAGaattaaaatatatattattatatatcaGCAGTAATTAGTGGAATTATGAATTACAGTTGagtaaaatgtgaccagatttacgaaaaggggtctttcacaTACATCCAACTTTATTACCACAACTTAGTGCTTGAGTAGCTAACAtaattaggcaccagcctattatgctggcataattttaagcataataggtgcctgaaagcatcaaacataatgctagcataataggcagaatagttggcatactgtaagcaaaaatgcatgccacagaaataGGTTTacttacaataatagaacagtcaatgccactgatatggcattaagtagttatctgacacaactgttattatagtttacaatgtagccaaattcttaatgcgcaatgagtactttttacatttaaccagttgttcataagacaaagtttatcattatccatagaaagtaacaaaacatgggaattgTGGCAAAAAAATTgaacataattatgagcataataggcaaattttttgagcactgcagcatagcataataggcaaaattaaaagcataataggctggtgcctaaacataattataaacctgaaattttctctatCCATTAAGCTGTGACGGTGCTCACCACTAGCCAAATTTCTAGTCAATGCCCTTTTCCAAcctgaagttatgaatcatcaaaGATAATAAAATGGATGTGTATGGTAaatcccttttcacaaatccggtcacaatcgTCTATATTTGCTATACCAGGTTGTTTGCATGTATATTAGCTATGTAAAATCACCCTATGAGATACCGCATGCAGATCATAGTGTCAAGTAGCTAGATGTGGTCAAAGTGCCAGAGATAGGTGGCTTTTACAGAATCTAGTAGGTTCATTAGGATCAAGACACTTCAGTATCCAAAAATGCTGTGTGATTGAATCACATAAGAACTGAAGAGATCTGGCCTGTTCATTTATATACATACAGGTGTAGCTAAAAATTAACACAACAGCAAAGCTATAACTATATACCTCCAAAGATCAATTTAGTGGGATTGTGAGCCCTGAAAGATTGCTACTATGACTATAATAGTGAGTTGCAGTATTTTATTTTTTCCCTACAGCTATATTGTACATATATCAAGCTGATttaggtatgtgtgtgtgtgtgtatagagATTGCTCATTCTGATGCTGAGGGATACTTGATGCATATGGGTGAGTCCATATTTACTTATGAATATTGTTACCAGATTAGGATTTTTAAGGCTCAATGGATCTAGATCTGGATTACACCGTACCATGTGTACTCATCACAAATCAGATGAGCGTCAGATTATCAAAATCCACACAATACTTATAGTGTATCATTCTACCAAACTCATGGCTACATATTTATACTTAccacataatataattattgtgaagtCTTTGATGAATCACAGAATGTGTACTTAATTTGGCCTATCACTGAATGTCAATTTTCATTACCCTCTGTATTGTCATTATTCAATACAAAGAAGGGAATATACTTGCTGACGGGGGCAGGTTTGTATAGCAACAGATTCGTGAACTGGAAGGACACGATTGGCTCGATATGCACAGATACAACTCAATGAGTTCAACACTAAGTCATGACCTGTCAAACCCCTAATAACAGCACACTATTACATCATATATTACGTGCATTATTGTTAAGTGTATGCGTAATGTCAACAATCTTTGACACTTGCTGTTGATAGGGCAGGTCCTCTTGACTCCTTGGATCATGCATCAatgtgtattagctagctatgctGAGTCAAACTATAATTTATTTAGTCACTAAATTTACATTGTAGTTATCTAAGAGTACATGAATATAATAAGGTACGTGGGACACACAACAAATGATAATACTCATAGTTAACTGTGAATgatgtttagtgcaaatctaaCAAATTCAGTACTATGCTTCCTGCTTTTCCGTAGACGTATCGTGATACTAAATGGACAATTTCCATCAGTGCTGATGGTAGCTTTAACTTGAGCAAGTCCAATACGTTTTAGAAATATGTATTTCCCATAGACATAAAGTGTGACCAGATTTTCATTCTCAAGCAGACTTGTAACCAGAGTTTCTCCATCTCTATCACTGATAGCAATAGCCAGGTTTGTTGGTGAAGTAGATGTAGATGGTAAACTTAAAAGATTACTAGCTTTTGCTTTGGATTCATCCAATTGAAATGAGTGAAAATAAAATGAATATATACCATTAGTGAGTGGCATAGATTTCATAACAGTTACGCTTTCCAAATTTTGATATTCAAATTTAACATTGCATTTGTCTACAGCACTATATAAAATTTTAGTGCCTTTTTGCCCATTCCACTGTAGTATCATGCTTTTTGGCTGTCTGTGGCACTCTTTGTTTAAATACACCGGCATACCACAATCGCATTCCCCAAGTGCCCTGCAACTGCCATACAAGTACTcaaaggctttagttaatgtagtCTTGTTGACTAAATCACATCTAGCTACCTCAGAAGACAAAAGTTGAGGAATGATTAATGGATATGTGACAAGTTGAAAGAATTCATCTACCAGTTGAAGTGAATTGTCTAGTTCTTTTGTTTGATAATTGTACCAACTGACGAGAAATCTGAAGATATCAATTTCATGAGAAGCGAGGTCATTCCTGCTTAGTAGAAGTAGCAATATATTCTCAGGGAGGCATTTGGTATCGTATTTAGTAAAATCATTGTTTGTGTAGACCATGATCTTATCAGCTGCTTTCTTGTGACTTTCCTCACTCATCACACTAACATACTTTGGTAACAAGGTAAGGTAATCAGAGGAATCCAATTGTGATAGGACGGCTTCACCACACATGTGAAGAAATGGTGCTTTGTTGAATTGATAACGATCGACCACCTCCATTAGTGGAATAATATCATCAAGACCATCCATCTCACATCCTTCTTTGTAAATGATATCAAGTAGTTGTTTGATAGTTTTAAGGTTGTCAGCAGGTAAAGGTATCACACTGGACATCTTCTCTTTGAACTTGCTATTAAACATTTTCTCAAACACAGGGGAAAAAGATGCTAGCGATTCCTTGTTGGCATCAATGGTACCATCTGACAATTGGAAGGTTACATTAGTAGGTGGTTGATGAAGTGAACTAGCTTGTAGAAACCCCATGTTGTATCTTAGACATATTTGCTTGGAGCTATTGAATGCAAAGTTCATGTAATTCTATAAACATATAATATACATTATAATCCCTGTAGAGGAAGGGCATGGAGCACTGCTCCCCGCTGTCCAATATAGATTGGCATTGAGCATTTTGAACTACCATAGTTGTACATGCGATCTAAGTTATCAAATATCCAATGAtgtcaggcaatgataaaaatGAACTGTTtggttcaaatactctaataaaacacacacataaatattctaattgaacagtcagttTCAGTCCAGGAAAACTTGTAACACTGGAACTGTTTAACAACAAAGTGCTTTGATAAGGCCATATGGGCAAGTTTGAGGCTTAAATACATTTAGTATAGACAGTTCAGGtgagcaaacatgtttacaacataggcaacctcccttgtttcatatATCTATTATTCCTAGTTTACATTTTAAAAACAtgattgtgactggtgaactcatgcataccacatcaaaagaaaaaaatggcacCAGACTTGATATTTTTGtctgaacacatgccccaacCATTAACTActgaaaaagtgaagtggctGTTTAGCtcattacaaatgaaaaacattaCAAGAAGCTTCTCTACAATTAATccagaaaatacagatgatttccattacaattAAGTATGGACCCTAAAGCCATCATGTGAtgccacaaatcaacaccttgcactgtcaacaAGAAGAAATAGGAGGCCACAGCACGATACAtatatattgtatgtactgcggtatgccaaaaggcacctgtcaggctgaagcaacatctaacagtgaaaaatcatagtcttagccgttatcaagttatgcgtatctgaaagcatcaggcagGGTAGGGCAGGCAGTTGTATAGCCAGTCAGTAAAAACCTAACTGTGTTAAATAACTCCCTTGGACACTAAGCTGGATAATGAGTCATTGCATGAGGATTGCTCTTGATCAACGTCTTGGTATTCCCATTTTTGTTGAACATGTGTTTTTGTGGTAGTAAGGTTGATGTTTTTGGTACTCATGGTTTGTTTAGCAGGTATAGTGGCAACCGTATTCCAAGGCATGCTACATTGAATGAAACTATTTGTAGTGCTCTGGTGTACCTGGAGCCTGTCGGTGTGTGCCGTGATGATAGGAAGAAGCCGGATGGCCTTGGTGGCAAGGCTTACCCTACTCTAGGACTTCACCTGTTCAGGCACCCTCGCCCCATCGAATGTGTCTACTTTCTCAAGTGGTGCCAGCTGACTGGCAAACTCTCCAGAGTCTGCAAAGGTCAGGTAGTACTCTTTTAAAATTATTTCTCTCCCCTCTGTATTGATACCCTGGGTACTTGGGGTGTGCATGTGTGCTGGTGCGGTGGAAAGTTCCTAGGTCATGGAGCAGACTGGAGACACAATATTTTCTAACTGCTATTAATGTTCAACAGGTAGGCAGTGCTGCATCAGTGATGGGGACTATTCCATTGttacaggattgggcagagtttgggTTCTTTGCTCACAAAATGCTAGATCTACAAGTGATGACCAACTGATACAGTTTGACTGCTTGGTTAGTAATTAATTCCAATAAGATATGAACCAGTTCATTCAGTTTTTGatactgataaagtacataaaaattcgtatttatagctacataacactgcttctctgaacaGTGTGACTCAGGACCGGATCTAGCACTTGAATGGTGGTCAGGTCATCTGAGTAAACTATAAGCAGCTGTTGCTGaaaatctagggggtctgggggcattccccttccgaaaattttgaaaatttattgCTCTTAAATGGAATTTGGAGCACTTTCAGCATCAAATTTTATGTTAAAATTACTAGTGATTATTGTGAGAATTATGTGAAAACAGTTAAAGACAAGATCATATATGTACGCATTGTTGGCTACATTGTAGAAAATCACCAATAAACCCATTAATAACACACGTTAAATCTAATGAGTCTGTATACTCATTGTCGACATGAAGAAGCAAAAGGTTGTTCAGCCTACTGAAACCACGACAACTGGAAGGATCGATATATTACCTTGGTTTGGCCAAAATGTCTCTTCAGAAAAACAAAATTAGTTGGTTGGTGTGGCTTCAAGGGAATATCTGGCAAATCAAAGCACAAGTCCACTGCTGAAGACAAACTCTGAACTGACACGATGCTTGCTACAGATcgcatatgcgtattttgttaATCGCACATGCATGCAATATTAATAGCAAATGCACTTTTTAAATAGCTGTCCAAAACTGGTACAGCCCAAACCATACCAGCTGAACTGCTAGATCCGGCcttgctgactgctttattacagtgattgactgctctattagagtctcaATCTCAAATACAAATACCTATGGTATGGCACCAGAATTCTTTGGTAGGCACCAAAATTGTTTGGTAGGGTACAGGCCAACCTAGGCCCACCCCAAGATATGCCACTGTGGATTAGGTATCAAAgaaaataagtagtgaaacaagggaatagctaaaaagtagtaaaacaacaGAGGTTGTCTATGCCTGCAAATACACTAATGTACATATTAACCCTATACTTCAGTCTGTATTAAATGTCCAATGTACCATAAAGCTTTATATAACTTCAGAGGCCAATTTCAAGGTACATATCTTTAAACTCTGGCTGGCCATGATGGTACATggtaaatgtaccatggccttgatgtgggagtcaaatttttaataaaaaaactCAAACCGGAATTTGGTTGTGagaatttattattggtcacaTGATGAAAGTCATGCATctgattttgcattctacagcactccACCCTTGCTATCCCATGGGTTGAGGAACATTAGTTTAACATGAGAACTAGTGCTTAAGCATATTCACAAGCGGTTCGCCACATTTTTGAATATGGACCATGCCCACTTTTTGAGTAACATGAGATAACCACTCTACAGTGAGGCTTACCCCTATAGATGTTAATACAAGACCAACCGCTGGATTTACGTTATAGACCAACTTgtaaaattcaattatgggtagaggtgcaccgataagACTTTTAACCGATATTCCGATAATCGATATAAAGTAATATCATGAAGCCGATAAACAAAGCCGATCCGATATGGTAGCATGGACATTTTCTCTAACAATTTGCTCTCTAAATTTAGTAAATAAGTGACAGAGTGGGACTGTAATCAACAGCCAACACTACATAAACATGTGCTGCTAGGGTATTACTAGAGTATGAGTGCCCACAAATAgatgtttatgtatatctgtatctgctgctttttatGCATgttaccgatccgataccgatatgaAAAAACAAGGCCGATatagccgataaccgatagccgatccgattatcggtgcacctctaattATGGGTCAGCAACAACTATTGTTGTGACTATGTTTGTTACCATGATGGGTAAGAGTATAACAGAAAAGTTCAATTACATgatttacaagtattttaaaacCGCTGTTTCATTTTAcagactgtttacaacatttactaatGGTTTGGATGATTGGTCACCCATgagctattagcctgcaattgGCATGATGCAAATTAGTTTTATCACGTGTCCTCGTAATTTGCCTGATATGAACATCCATGTCCTCAGGCCTGTAGCCcttgagcttgggtgtacataccAGGCAAATCACTCAGGCCCATGATACAAGTACTACTTAGTGTATCTATAGGGAGATATAGACAACCTCTGTTTCCTTCTAGCtattcctttgtttcactacctttgaTCCCTAGTATATTTATATATCATAATTATGGCCActgaacccacgcatacagcATCAACAGAAAAAATGGCACAAGGCATAccataaaatttattttgcaCTTGAACACCTCCCCCTCCCCCCACAACAATGAATTACTGAATAGCTAAGTGGTCATTATGGTttgtttttcagctatgttctgcctGTTATACAGCgtcacaaacaaagaacagtacaagaagcatctctgcaatcaatccatcaATACTTAACCTAGCGTGAATTGAAGAAGCTGTATTACACTACTGTGAAtagacaccttgtgttgtcagcaaaaagaactgggactCAAAGGAGGAGTCCATgatgcagttggcaaaaaggcacgtcTCCAGACAAAGCAATattaaacagtgaagaaattaagcccatagccaTATCCGTGgtcaagttatgcttgactGTAGGCAACAGTTACTCAGTTAAGCATAATGctaatagaatttttaaaaataagttgatgttgtgttacttctgcgccatgcagcaaacaaacctaactggaataaattaacagtgtactagactaatatttatattgggttttgctttgttgctacatacacaattgaatcatagtaatttgtatttcataattGATGATATATTTCATAATTCTGTAATTATGTTGTTAAGTACTGCTTAGGAGGCATCGAGGAATTTGCAACTACGGGTTTTTTGATATGATTTGGAATCGCACTGATTCTACAACTGATTCTGTGATTCTGACAGTGATTCCTGTGATTCTGGATGATTCCTGGCACTAACACAGAAATACGGAAAAACACAAAAAAATAAGTTTATGATTCCTGATTCCAGAATCACATC
This genomic interval from Dysidea avara chromosome 15, odDysAvar1.4, whole genome shotgun sequence contains the following:
- the LOC136245840 gene encoding kelch-like ECH-associated protein 1, which encodes MMATKRRQESAESSTPSKQICLRYNMGFLQASSLHQPPTNVTFQLSDGTIDANKESLASFSPVFEKMFNSKFKEKMSSVIPLPADNLKTIKQLLDIIYKEGCEMDGLDDIIPLMEVVDRYQFNKAPFLHMCGEAVLSQLDSSDYLTLLPKYVSVMSEESHKKAADKIMVYTNNDFTKYDTKCLPENILLLLLSRNDLASHEIDIFRFLVSWYNYQTKELDNSLQLVDEFFQLVTYPLIIPQLLSSEVARCDLVNKTTLTKAFEYLYGSCRALGECDCGMPVYLNKECHRQPKSMILQWNGQKGTKILYSAVDKCNVKFEYQNLESVTVMKSMPLTNGIYSFYFHSFQLDESKAKASNLLSLPSTSTSPTNLAIAISDRDGETLVTSLLENENLVTLYVYGKYIFLKRIGLAQVKATISTDGNCPFSITIRLRKSRKHSTEFVRFALNIIHS